One region of Columba livia isolate bColLiv1 breed racing homer chromosome 30, bColLiv1.pat.W.v2, whole genome shotgun sequence genomic DNA includes:
- the DSN1 gene encoding kinetochore-associated protein DSN1 homolog isoform X2, with translation MNSFNLSPKPVVSAAPRAKRRSWRRSSLKGTKRRKSLPPVHRDVSELSKSISLDLPEPDRLSLLLLSSFQFSAQKFKDTLKETDGFSPELFKANAQSVSEELKRYVQKLHRDGTLTSCVDDPKRALLDPALDESVAQIKEQIARFAAESQSWDELLLRYRENAEESSRRLEEHRQNGGAAERPSPLQPSQAHVLGTKPNYQQILDEQGEVLSFMELVLDELQQAVQLLRGFSEDSQRYLRSLSEQLAARTFRKLESSPVRKLITTPPRKPPLPEG, from the exons ATGAATTCCTTTAATTTGTCCCCGAAACCCGTTGTCAGTGCGGCGCCGCGAGCCAAACGCCGCTCCTGGCGCCGCTCCAGCCTCAAGGGGACTAAACGCCGCAAGTCTCTCCCTCCCGTTCACCGGGACGTCTCCG AATTAAGCAAATCAATCAGCCTGGATCTGCCGGAGCCAGACCGGCTTTCCCTGCTCCTGTTGTCCAGTTTCCAG TTTTCAGCACAGAAATTCAAAGACACCTTGAAGGAAACCGACGGCTTCAGCCCCGAGCTTTTCAAAGCCAACG CGCAGTCGGTTTCCGAAGAGCTGAAGCGCTACGTGCAGAAGCTGCACCGAGACGGGACCTTAACGAGCTGCGTAGACGACCCTAAAAG GGCTTTGCTGGACCCGGCTTTGGATGAGTCCGTGGCGCAAATTAAGGAGCAGATCGCCAG GTTCGCGGCCGAGAGTCAATCGTGGGACGAGCTCTTGTTGCGCTACCGGGAGAACGCGGAGGAAAGTTCCAG GCGGCTGGAGGAGCACAGGCAGAACGGGGGGGCGGCCGAGCGCCCCAGTCCCCTCCAGCCGTCTCAAGCGCACGTCCTGGGCACCAAACCCAACTACCAGCAGATCCTGGACGAGCAGGGGGAGGTCCTGAGCTTCATGGAGCTGGTG ctgGATGAGCTGCAGCAAGCGGTGCAGCTGCTGCGGGGGTTCAGCGAGGACAGCCAGCGCTACCTCCGGAGCCTCTCGGAGCAGCTCG CCGCCAGGACCTTCCGGAAGCTGGAGAGCTCCCCCGTGCGCAAGCTCATCACCACCCCGCCCAGGAAGCCGCCGCTGCCGGAGGGTTGA
- the MVB12A gene encoding multivesicular body subunit 12A isoform X4 gives MAAAEGSALTGVAWSAAPDAAPAGWTVITGTVEGTPANLGKGFGNKGGGFLCVSTGGAQASPGSVVTDVQVLSDRTPHPPGYTRVPEFPESRAAASRKKRVYVKLLPAGAAETAVTELKVTGKSRTLPGYLRIGDGRRPLRPAPQIRSQAQLRHQRSRRRSKRQIARRHRQRVQLHVRGGKDGGRSAPARRLLAPTPRG, from the exons ATGGCGGCGGCGGAGGGATCCGCGCTCACCGGAGTGGCCTGGAGCGCCGCGCCCGACGCCGCTCCCGCCGGCTGGACCGTG ATCACCGGTACCGTGGAGGGAACGCCGGCCAACCTGGGCAAGGGCTTCGGGAACAAGGGCGGCGGGTTCCTGTGCGTGAGCACCGGCGGAGCGCAg GCCTCCCCCGGCTCGGTGGTGACCGACGTGCAGGTGCTGAGTGACCggaccccccacccccccggtTACACCCGCGTCCCCGAGTTCCCGGAGTCCC GAGCCGCCGCCTCCCGGAAAAAACGGGTGTACGTGAAGCTGCTGCCGGCGGGCGCGGCCGAGACGGCTGTGACCGAGCTGAAGGTGACCGGGAAGAGCAGGACCCTGCCCGGGTACCTCAGAATAGG CGATGGACGGCGTCCCCTtcgccctgcaccccaaattcgAAGCCAAGCTCAACTCCGGCACCAAC GCTCTCGTCGCCGATCTAAGCGTCAAATCGCTCGCCGACATCGACAGAGAG TACAATTACACGTTCGTGGTGGAAAGGACGGCGGCCGCTCGGCTCCCGCCCGGCGTCTCTTAGCGCCGACGCCGAGGGGTTAA
- the MVB12A gene encoding multivesicular body subunit 12A isoform X3: MAAAEGSALTGVAWSAAPDAAPAGWTVITGTVEGTPANLGKGFGNKGGGFLCVSTGGAQASPGSVVTDVQVLSDRTPHPPGYTRVPEFPESRAAASRKKRVYVKLLPAGAAETAVTELKVTGKSRTLPGYLRIGSPTSIKRESPYDASGIYGLSAMDGVPFALHPKFEAKLNSGTNALVADLSVKSLADIDREYNYTFVVERTAAARLPPGVS, from the exons ATGGCGGCGGCGGAGGGATCCGCGCTCACCGGAGTGGCCTGGAGCGCCGCGCCCGACGCCGCTCCCGCCGGCTGGACCGTG ATCACCGGTACCGTGGAGGGAACGCCGGCCAACCTGGGCAAGGGCTTCGGGAACAAGGGCGGCGGGTTCCTGTGCGTGAGCACCGGCGGAGCGCAg GCCTCCCCCGGCTCGGTGGTGACCGACGTGCAGGTGCTGAGTGACCggaccccccacccccccggtTACACCCGCGTCCCCGAGTTCCCGGAGTCCC GAGCCGCCGCCTCCCGGAAAAAACGGGTGTACGTGAAGCTGCTGCCGGCGGGCGCGGCCGAGACGGCTGTGACCGAGCTGAAGGTGACCGGGAAGAGCAGGACCCTGCCCGGGTACCTCAGAATAGG GTCTCCAACGAGCATCAAACGCGAATCTCCCTACGACGCCTCCGGCATCTACGGCCTCTCGG CGATGGACGGCGTCCCCTtcgccctgcaccccaaattcgAAGCCAAGCTCAACTCCGGCACCAAC GCTCTCGTCGCCGATCTAAGCGTCAAATCGCTCGCCGACATCGACAGAGAG TACAATTACACGTTCGTGGTGGAAAGGACGGCGGCCGCTCGGCTCCCGCCCGGCGTCTCTTAG
- the DSN1 gene encoding kinetochore-associated protein DSN1 homolog isoform X1, with product MAEGSQRAGNAGPGSNVSPPSCGGAERDGSAGGELGEARWQAPERFSPQRSPGGARAAVSECAPAEQQAGPKQFPKAPDASATSENISPREPSRAAPRKRPRGNASKSPSPGRLSPWRSSKEHTMNSFNLSPKPVVSAAPRAKRRSWRRSSLKGTKRRKSLPPVHRDVSELSKSISLDLPEPDRLSLLLLSSFQFSAQKFKDTLKETDGFSPELFKANAQSVSEELKRYVQKLHRDGTLTSCVDDPKRALLDPALDESVAQIKEQIARFAAESQSWDELLLRYRENAEESSRRLEEHRQNGGAAERPSPLQPSQAHVLGTKPNYQQILDEQGEVLSFMELVLDELQQAVQLLRGFSEDSQRYLRSLSEQLAARTFRKLESSPVRKLITTPPRKPPLPEG from the exons ATGGCGGAGGGATCGCAGCGGGCGGGAAACGCGGGGCCCGGGAGCAACGTTTCCCCGCCATCGTGCGGCGGGGCCGAGCGGGACGGGAGTGCTggaggggagctgggggaggcTCGCTGGCAAGCTCCGGAGCGCTTTTCTCCTCAGCGTTCCCCCGGCGGAGCCCGCGCTGCGGTGTCAG AATGCGCCCCGGCTGAGCAACAAGCGGGTCCCAAGCAATTCCCGAAGGCGCCCGACGCATCCGCTACGAGCGAGAACATCAGTCCCCGCGAGCCGAGCAGAGCGGCCCCGAGGAAAAGACCCCGCGGCAACGCCAGCAAAAGCCCCAGTCCCGGGCGCTTGTCGCcctggagaagcagcaaagaaCACACCATGAATTCCTTTAATTTGTCCCCGAAACCCGTTGTCAGTGCGGCGCCGCGAGCCAAACGCCGCTCCTGGCGCCGCTCCAGCCTCAAGGGGACTAAACGCCGCAAGTCTCTCCCTCCCGTTCACCGGGACGTCTCCG AATTAAGCAAATCAATCAGCCTGGATCTGCCGGAGCCAGACCGGCTTTCCCTGCTCCTGTTGTCCAGTTTCCAG TTTTCAGCACAGAAATTCAAAGACACCTTGAAGGAAACCGACGGCTTCAGCCCCGAGCTTTTCAAAGCCAACG CGCAGTCGGTTTCCGAAGAGCTGAAGCGCTACGTGCAGAAGCTGCACCGAGACGGGACCTTAACGAGCTGCGTAGACGACCCTAAAAG GGCTTTGCTGGACCCGGCTTTGGATGAGTCCGTGGCGCAAATTAAGGAGCAGATCGCCAG GTTCGCGGCCGAGAGTCAATCGTGGGACGAGCTCTTGTTGCGCTACCGGGAGAACGCGGAGGAAAGTTCCAG GCGGCTGGAGGAGCACAGGCAGAACGGGGGGGCGGCCGAGCGCCCCAGTCCCCTCCAGCCGTCTCAAGCGCACGTCCTGGGCACCAAACCCAACTACCAGCAGATCCTGGACGAGCAGGGGGAGGTCCTGAGCTTCATGGAGCTGGTG ctgGATGAGCTGCAGCAAGCGGTGCAGCTGCTGCGGGGGTTCAGCGAGGACAGCCAGCGCTACCTCCGGAGCCTCTCGGAGCAGCTCG CCGCCAGGACCTTCCGGAAGCTGGAGAGCTCCCCCGTGCGCAAGCTCATCACCACCCCGCCCAGGAAGCCGCCGCTGCCGGAGGGTTGA
- the MVB12A gene encoding multivesicular body subunit 12A isoform X2, producing MAAAEGSALTGVAWSAAPDAAPAGWTITGTVEGTPANLGKGFGNKGGGFLCVSTGGAQASPGSVVTDVQVLSDRTPHPPGYTRVPEFPESRAAASRKKRVYVKLLPAGAAETAVTELKVTGKSRTLPGYLRIGEMGGFAIWCKKGPFSRPGAPPAPPPTGPRPPPAPPPAPAPPAPPQQVSNEHQTRISLRRLRHLRPLGDGRRPLRPAPQIRSQAQLRHQRSRRRSKRQIARRHRQRVQLHVRGGKDGGRSAPARRLLAPTPRG from the exons ATGGCGGCGGCGGAGGGATCCGCGCTCACCGGAGTGGCCTGGAGCGCCGCGCCCGACGCCGCTCCCGCCGGCTGGACC ATCACCGGTACCGTGGAGGGAACGCCGGCCAACCTGGGCAAGGGCTTCGGGAACAAGGGCGGCGGGTTCCTGTGCGTGAGCACCGGCGGAGCGCAg GCCTCCCCCGGCTCGGTGGTGACCGACGTGCAGGTGCTGAGTGACCggaccccccacccccccggtTACACCCGCGTCCCCGAGTTCCCGGAGTCCC GAGCCGCCGCCTCCCGGAAAAAACGGGTGTACGTGAAGCTGCTGCCGGCGGGCGCGGCCGAGACGGCTGTGACCGAGCTGAAGGTGACCGGGAAGAGCAGGACCCTGCCCGGGTACCTCAGAATAGG gGAAATGGGCGGTTTTGCCATTTGGTGCAAGAAGGGGCCGTTTTCGCGGCCCGGggcgccccccgcccccccccccacgGGCCCCCGGCCCCCCCCAGCGCCCCCCCCCGCGCCAgctccccctgcacccccccaACAG GTCTCCAACGAGCATCAAACGCGAATCTCCCTACGACGCCTCCGGCATCTACGGCCTCTCGG CGATGGACGGCGTCCCCTtcgccctgcaccccaaattcgAAGCCAAGCTCAACTCCGGCACCAAC GCTCTCGTCGCCGATCTAAGCGTCAAATCGCTCGCCGACATCGACAGAGAG TACAATTACACGTTCGTGGTGGAAAGGACGGCGGCCGCTCGGCTCCCGCCCGGCGTCTCTTAGCGCCGACGCCGAGGGGTTAA
- the MVB12A gene encoding multivesicular body subunit 12A isoform X1, translated as MAAAEGSALTGVAWSAAPDAAPAGWTVITGTVEGTPANLGKGFGNKGGGFLCVSTGGAQASPGSVVTDVQVLSDRTPHPPGYTRVPEFPESRAAASRKKRVYVKLLPAGAAETAVTELKVTGKSRTLPGYLRIGEMGGFAIWCKKGPFSRPGAPPAPPPTGPRPPPAPPPAPAPPAPPQQVSNEHQTRISLRRLRHLRPLGDGRRPLRPAPQIRSQAQLRHQRSRRRSKRQIARRHRQRVQLHVRGGKDGGRSAPARRLLAPTPRG; from the exons ATGGCGGCGGCGGAGGGATCCGCGCTCACCGGAGTGGCCTGGAGCGCCGCGCCCGACGCCGCTCCCGCCGGCTGGACCGTG ATCACCGGTACCGTGGAGGGAACGCCGGCCAACCTGGGCAAGGGCTTCGGGAACAAGGGCGGCGGGTTCCTGTGCGTGAGCACCGGCGGAGCGCAg GCCTCCCCCGGCTCGGTGGTGACCGACGTGCAGGTGCTGAGTGACCggaccccccacccccccggtTACACCCGCGTCCCCGAGTTCCCGGAGTCCC GAGCCGCCGCCTCCCGGAAAAAACGGGTGTACGTGAAGCTGCTGCCGGCGGGCGCGGCCGAGACGGCTGTGACCGAGCTGAAGGTGACCGGGAAGAGCAGGACCCTGCCCGGGTACCTCAGAATAGG gGAAATGGGCGGTTTTGCCATTTGGTGCAAGAAGGGGCCGTTTTCGCGGCCCGGggcgccccccgcccccccccccacgGGCCCCCGGCCCCCCCCAGCGCCCCCCCCCGCGCCAgctccccctgcacccccccaACAG GTCTCCAACGAGCATCAAACGCGAATCTCCCTACGACGCCTCCGGCATCTACGGCCTCTCGG CGATGGACGGCGTCCCCTtcgccctgcaccccaaattcgAAGCCAAGCTCAACTCCGGCACCAAC GCTCTCGTCGCCGATCTAAGCGTCAAATCGCTCGCCGACATCGACAGAGAG TACAATTACACGTTCGTGGTGGAAAGGACGGCGGCCGCTCGGCTCCCGCCCGGCGTCTCTTAGCGCCGACGCCGAGGGGTTAA